A window of the Synergistales bacterium genome harbors these coding sequences:
- the hemB gene encoding porphobilinogen synthase — translation MMQRGTYPELRMRRLRQNRILAETVRETTLEARNMTLPLFVIPGAKREVPVPSLQGVAQRSPDLLPEIVDEALEAGIRSFILFGIPGYKDETGTSAHAMDQPVQLGLQQLRERYGGDISLITDVCMCQYTSHGHCGILRDDGGVDNDATLPHLAEIACSHVRAGADMVAPSAMMDGQVRAIRKGLDQAGFGETPIMSYSTKFHSAFYGPFRDAAGSAPSSGDRRAYQMPVTNSREALRESLLDEEEGADLLMVKPSLLYMDVIARLREATLLPLACYLVSGEYMMLRHAMAAGAVDETRGLLESHFALRRAGVDMIISYASIDVARLLRR, via the coding sequence ATGATGCAACGAGGCACATACCCCGAGCTGCGGATGCGGCGGCTGCGGCAGAACAGGATCCTCGCGGAGACGGTGCGGGAGACCACGCTGGAGGCGCGGAACATGACGCTCCCCCTCTTTGTCATCCCCGGAGCGAAACGTGAGGTGCCCGTGCCGTCGCTCCAGGGCGTCGCCCAGCGGTCGCCCGACCTGCTGCCGGAGATCGTCGACGAGGCGCTGGAGGCGGGCATCCGCTCCTTCATCCTCTTCGGCATCCCCGGCTACAAGGACGAAACAGGCACCAGCGCACACGCCATGGACCAGCCTGTCCAGCTGGGGCTGCAGCAGCTCAGGGAACGGTACGGCGGCGACATCTCGCTCATCACCGATGTCTGCATGTGCCAGTACACCTCCCACGGCCACTGCGGCATCCTGCGCGACGACGGCGGCGTCGACAACGACGCCACGCTGCCCCATCTGGCGGAGATCGCCTGCAGCCACGTCCGCGCCGGGGCCGATATGGTGGCGCCGTCGGCCATGATGGACGGACAGGTGCGGGCGATCCGGAAGGGGCTCGACCAGGCAGGCTTCGGGGAGACGCCGATCATGAGCTACAGCACCAAGTTCCACTCCGCCTTCTACGGCCCCTTCCGGGACGCGGCGGGCAGCGCCCCCTCCTCGGGGGACAGGCGGGCCTACCAGATGCCTGTCACCAACAGCCGGGAGGCGCTGCGGGAATCGCTGCTGGACGAAGAGGAGGGGGCCGACCTCCTGATGGTCAAGCCCTCGCTGCTCTACATGGATGTGATCGCCCGGCTCCGGGAGGCCACACTGCTCCCGCTGGCCTGCTACCTGGTGAGCGGCGAGTACATGATGCTCCGCCACGCCATGGCCGCCGGCGCCGTGGACGAGACCAGGGGACTGCTGGAGAGCCACTTCGCGCTGCGCCGGGCCGGTGTGGACATGATCATCAGCTACGCATCCATCGACGTGGCGCGCCTGCTGCGCAGATAG
- the cobA gene encoding uroporphyrinogen-III C-methyltransferase, translating to MTVHLVGGGCARPLWFTLEARETLAAADHLVYDSLVHPDLLQLAPPGCPMHWVGKRKGEHARSQEEINTLLVRLGRSGGEVVRLKGGDPFVFGRGGEEALALQTADIPWRYVPGITAAIGALGSAGIPATHRGLAGSCTVATAHRQKWAEPDQALRRWLATAPGTLALYMGASSWGETAAALLEAGMPGTTPCSAVTWGGWGRATRTDGDLEGMAAAPLESPSIIVTGDVAGLPLHPERGPLQGLQVAVVRPFPESWETARVLERLGADAYSVPLLYREEIRHDDEEALLTRADWIVLSSPRGAQLLTRDTDPRQLGARIAVIGAGTARALQELGIRPDRVAEPPTSAGLARLLAESVAPGEEVLFFRNERGASAPLEAVRQRRAEPRLLPAYRMNRTTPPGLASSRQQWTATGLDAVVFGSSALVEAWMDELGPLPGRTGAVGWGPVCADQIEKTFGVDPLTMEEPALEGLIEILTELRKTKEEQP from the coding sequence ATGACGGTACACCTTGTAGGCGGCGGCTGCGCCCGCCCCCTGTGGTTCACTCTGGAGGCGCGGGAAACCCTTGCCGCAGCGGACCATCTGGTCTACGACAGCCTGGTGCACCCCGATCTGCTGCAGCTCGCCCCGCCGGGATGCCCCATGCACTGGGTGGGCAAGCGGAAGGGGGAACACGCCCGCAGCCAGGAGGAGATCAACACACTGCTGGTCCGTCTGGGCCGCAGCGGCGGGGAGGTCGTGCGGCTCAAGGGCGGCGACCCCTTCGTCTTCGGGCGGGGCGGCGAAGAGGCGCTGGCCCTGCAGACCGCGGACATCCCCTGGCGGTACGTGCCAGGCATCACCGCAGCCATCGGGGCTCTGGGGAGCGCCGGGATCCCCGCCACCCACCGCGGGCTCGCGGGGAGCTGCACCGTGGCCACGGCACACAGACAGAAATGGGCGGAACCCGACCAGGCGCTCCGTCGGTGGCTGGCGACGGCACCGGGAACGCTGGCTCTCTACATGGGCGCCTCGTCCTGGGGGGAGACCGCGGCGGCGCTCCTGGAAGCGGGCATGCCGGGCACGACCCCCTGTTCCGCCGTCACCTGGGGCGGATGGGGGCGGGCGACCCGGACCGACGGCGACCTGGAGGGCATGGCGGCAGCGCCACTGGAAAGCCCCAGCATCATCGTCACCGGCGATGTGGCCGGGCTCCCGCTGCATCCGGAACGGGGGCCGCTGCAGGGGCTCCAGGTGGCTGTGGTACGGCCCTTTCCGGAGAGCTGGGAGACCGCGCGTGTTCTGGAGCGGCTCGGCGCCGACGCCTACAGCGTTCCGCTGCTCTACCGGGAGGAGATCCGCCACGACGACGAGGAGGCGCTGCTCACCAGGGCGGACTGGATCGTCCTCTCCAGCCCCCGGGGGGCGCAGCTGCTGACGCGGGACACCGACCCCAGGCAGTTGGGTGCGCGCATCGCCGTAATCGGCGCCGGCACCGCCCGGGCTCTGCAGGAGCTGGGGATTCGCCCCGACAGGGTGGCCGAACCGCCCACCTCCGCCGGTCTCGCCCGGCTCCTCGCCGAGTCCGTGGCTCCCGGGGAAGAGGTGCTCTTTTTCCGCAACGAACGGGGGGCCTCCGCGCCCCTGGAGGCCGTGCGCCAGCGGCGCGCCGAACCCCGGCTCCTGCCGGCCTACCGGATGAACCGGACCACGCCGCCCGGGCTGGCGTCCTCCCGGCAGCAGTGGACCGCAACGGGCCTGGACGCTGTGGTCTTCGGGAGCAGCGCCCTGGTGGAGGCCTGGATGGACGAACTGGGGCCTCTGCCGGGACGGACCGGAGCCGTGGGCTGGGGACCCGTCTGCGCGGACCAGATCGAAAAGACCTTCGGGGTCGATCCGCTGACGATGGAGGAGCCCGCGCTGGAGGGGCTGATCGAGATACTCACGGAACTCAGGAAAACAAAGGAGGAACAGCCATGA
- the hemC gene encoding hydroxymethylbilane synthase has product MGPPLILLTRSSRLALVQADLALQALQEAGIDARLRTCCTEGDRDRKTALARFGGRGAFVKVIEEALLDGLGDAAVHSLKDLPSRCPQGLRLAGVLPRGAAGDVLVSRRSASLATLPEGASVGTSSPRRSAQLLRERPDLSVVPLRGDVPTRLRKLAEGRYDGIVLARAGLDRLGPAPEHCTPLPFLPAPCQGIIALESRDDGEATRAAALVNHSPTWYAALAERRLLQRLQVGCHVPFAALATLEAQTMTCRAEILGSRGVAFASLSVSGRVDSPREALQLGDTLAERFLRDSGAIQLIREARQ; this is encoded by the coding sequence GTGGGACCACCGTTGATCCTCCTCACCCGCTCCAGCAGGCTGGCGCTGGTCCAGGCCGATCTGGCGCTGCAGGCTCTGCAGGAGGCGGGGATCGATGCCCGCCTCAGAACCTGCTGCACCGAAGGGGACAGGGACCGGAAGACGGCGCTGGCCCGGTTCGGCGGCAGGGGGGCCTTTGTGAAGGTCATCGAGGAGGCGCTGCTGGACGGACTGGGGGATGCCGCCGTCCACAGCCTGAAGGACCTCCCCTCCCGCTGCCCGCAGGGTCTCCGCCTGGCGGGGGTGCTCCCCCGGGGCGCCGCGGGCGATGTCCTGGTCTCCAGGCGGAGCGCCTCCCTCGCCACACTGCCGGAGGGGGCCTCTGTGGGGACGTCGAGCCCCCGGCGCAGTGCCCAGCTGCTGCGGGAGCGACCGGATCTCTCCGTCGTTCCGCTCCGCGGCGATGTGCCCACCCGGCTCCGCAAACTCGCCGAAGGCCGGTACGACGGCATTGTCCTGGCCCGGGCCGGTCTGGACCGCCTGGGGCCCGCGCCGGAACACTGCACGCCCCTCCCCTTTCTTCCGGCGCCCTGCCAGGGGATCATCGCCCTGGAGAGCCGCGACGACGGTGAGGCGACCAGGGCCGCCGCACTGGTGAACCACAGCCCCACATGGTACGCCGCTCTGGCGGAGCGGAGACTGCTGCAGCGGCTGCAGGTGGGCTGCCACGTCCCCTTCGCCGCTCTGGCCACCCTGGAAGCGCAGACCATGACCTGCCGCGCCGAGATCCTGGGCAGCCGGGGCGTTGCTTTCGCCTCCCTCTCCGTCAGTGGTAGAGTGGACTCGCCGAGGGAGGCGCTGCAGCTGGGAGACACCCTTGCGGAGCGTTTCCTCCGGGACAGCGGCGCAATCCAACTCATCCGGGAGGCACGACAATGA
- a CDS encoding siroheme synthase: protein MPPIGRKDPKERRDFPLMISLSPRSGPILVVGGGPTALRKVETLLQAGMAVRLVASAIRPEIERLAAEGRLTRAGRAVEREDFRRHAFAVIAASRDDTEAIVPLAEGTGCLLNCCGAPERSDWALAAQFSHGGYRIGVSSRGTDPAGAAAVKGRLMEMAEQWDHR from the coding sequence ATGCCCCCAATCGGCCGCAAGGACCCAAAGGAACGCCGCGACTTCCCGCTCATGATCTCCCTGAGCCCCCGGAGCGGCCCCATTCTTGTGGTGGGCGGCGGCCCCACGGCGCTGCGGAAGGTGGAGACACTGCTGCAGGCGGGGATGGCGGTGCGTCTGGTGGCGTCTGCGATCCGCCCGGAGATTGAGCGGCTGGCGGCGGAGGGACGGCTCACCCGTGCCGGGAGGGCCGTGGAGCGGGAGGACTTCCGCCGTCATGCCTTCGCCGTCATCGCCGCTTCCAGAGACGACACCGAAGCCATCGTCCCCCTGGCGGAAGGAACGGGATGCCTGCTCAACTGCTGCGGCGCGCCGGAACGGAGCGACTGGGCGCTGGCGGCCCAGTTCTCCCACGGCGGGTACAGGATCGGGGTCTCCAGCCGGGGGACGGACCCCGCGGGCGCGGCGGCGGTCAAAGGTCGCCTCATGGAGATGGCGGAACAGTGGGACCACCGTTGA